One Oceanithermus desulfurans DNA segment encodes these proteins:
- a CDS encoding b(o/a)3-type cytochrome-c oxidase subunit 1 → MAVRSASPEDIYATHPEKKVSLYFMVLGFIALTIGVIFGPFQIFNYADIDLYPALQPLFKSYYQGLTLHGVLNAIVFTQFFIQGSLLYLQARDSNVRPLMPVAWAAWWIALIGLALAAWPLLLNNATVLYTFYPPLQGHWAFYVGAALIIVSSLVSVFLSVEMWVRWKKQNPGKPTPLVTFMTTATWMMWGLAAIGLVVEAVFFLIPWSLGWIKGVDPLLARSLFWWSGHPIVYFWLLPAYVSWYGLLPRQAGGKLISDPLARMAFLGFLVFSTPVGFHHQFADPGISAFWKGVHTVLTMMVAVPSLMTAFTIAASLELAGRANGGKGMLGWIKALPWNNPSVVAQLLGAIAFIFGGAGGIVNASFTLDYVVHNTTWIPGHFHLPVATASTLTFFGIAFWLIPHITHKPLAAPRTALAGVWLWFVGMMFMAFGMHMMGLQGVPRRAHISAMSAVNDGIYASSAFYMVFNAIAGVLLTIAAVQLFYVLYATLFSRRRLPADQVPEIPFAEAISGPEGKNGVKVMDRLFFWWGAAVVLVLIVYMPTLVQLFIHMVPAPGMRLW, encoded by the coding sequence ATGGCCGTACGTAGCGCTTCCCCCGAAGACATTTACGCGACCCATCCTGAAAAGAAGGTGTCGCTCTACTTCATGGTGCTGGGCTTCATCGCCCTCACCATCGGCGTCATCTTTGGGCCCTTCCAGATCTTCAACTACGCCGACATCGACCTCTACCCCGCGCTCCAGCCCCTCTTCAAGTCGTACTACCAGGGCCTGACGCTGCACGGCGTCCTCAACGCCATCGTCTTCACCCAGTTCTTCATCCAGGGCTCGCTCCTCTACCTGCAAGCGCGCGACTCGAACGTCCGCCCGCTCATGCCGGTGGCCTGGGCCGCCTGGTGGATCGCCCTGATCGGTCTGGCGCTCGCCGCCTGGCCGCTCTTGCTCAACAACGCCACCGTGCTCTACACCTTCTACCCGCCGCTGCAGGGCCACTGGGCCTTCTACGTGGGCGCCGCGCTGATCATCGTCTCCAGCCTGGTGAGCGTCTTCCTCTCGGTGGAGATGTGGGTGCGCTGGAAGAAGCAGAACCCCGGCAAGCCCACCCCGCTGGTCACCTTTATGACCACGGCCACCTGGATGATGTGGGGCCTGGCCGCGATCGGCCTGGTCGTCGAGGCCGTCTTCTTCCTCATCCCCTGGTCGCTCGGCTGGATCAAGGGCGTGGATCCGCTGCTGGCCCGCTCGCTCTTCTGGTGGTCGGGGCACCCGATCGTCTACTTCTGGCTGCTGCCCGCCTACGTCTCCTGGTACGGCCTGCTGCCGCGCCAGGCCGGCGGCAAGCTGATCTCCGACCCGCTGGCGCGCATGGCTTTCCTGGGCTTCCTCGTCTTCTCGACGCCCGTAGGCTTCCACCACCAGTTCGCCGACCCCGGCATCAGCGCCTTCTGGAAGGGCGTCCACACCGTGCTGACCATGATGGTGGCCGTGCCCAGCCTGATGACGGCCTTCACCATCGCCGCCTCGCTCGAGCTGGCCGGCCGCGCGAACGGCGGCAAGGGGATGCTGGGCTGGATCAAGGCGCTGCCCTGGAACAACCCGAGCGTCGTCGCCCAGCTGCTCGGCGCCATCGCCTTCATCTTCGGCGGCGCCGGCGGCATCGTGAACGCCAGCTTCACCCTCGACTACGTGGTGCACAACACCACCTGGATCCCGGGGCACTTCCACCTGCCGGTGGCCACCGCCTCGACCCTCACCTTCTTCGGCATCGCCTTCTGGCTCATCCCCCACATCACCCACAAACCCCTGGCCGCGCCGCGGACCGCGCTCGCCGGCGTCTGGCTCTGGTTCGTGGGCATGATGTTCATGGCCTTCGGGATGCACATGATGGGCCTGCAGGGGGTGCCCCGGCGTGCCCACATCTCGGCGATGAGCGCCGTCAACGACGGCATCTACGCCAGCTCCGCCTTCTACATGGTCTTCAACGCCATCGCCGGCGTGCTGCTCACCATCGCCGCGGTGCAGCTCTTCTACGTCCTCTACGCCACCCTCTTCTCGCGCCGCCGCCTGCCCGCCGACCAGGTGCCCGAAATCCCCTTCGCCGAGGCCATCTCGGGCCCCGAAGGCAAGAACGGCGTCAAGGTCATGGACCGCCTCTTCTTCTGGTGGGGCGCGGCCGTGGTCCTGGTGCTGATCGTCTACATGCCCACCCTGGTGCAGTTGTTCATTCACATGGTGCCTGCCCCCGGCATGCGCTTGTGGTGA
- a CDS encoding cytochrome c oxidase subunit II, with the protein MDNEKLIHAIERYERSWLLFALVMIVVFLIFIGYTLTGFAFYVPSAAERIDPTTVRNEGSLFANPRVEKTGDNVYTAYVLAQAFTFLPNEIRVPKGAKVVFYVTSPDVQHGFHIRGTNVNVQVIPGEVGKVEHTFNEAGEYLVICNEYCGLGHQDMIGKIIVEDK; encoded by the coding sequence ATGGACAACGAGAAACTGATCCACGCGATCGAGCGCTACGAGCGCAGCTGGCTGCTCTTTGCGCTCGTCATGATCGTGGTCTTCCTGATCTTCATCGGCTACACCCTGACCGGCTTCGCCTTCTACGTGCCCAGCGCCGCCGAGCGCATCGACCCCACCACGGTCCGCAACGAGGGCAGCCTCTTCGCCAACCCCCGCGTGGAGAAGACCGGCGACAACGTCTACACCGCCTACGTGCTGGCGCAGGCGTTCACCTTCCTGCCGAACGAGATCCGCGTTCCCAAGGGGGCCAAGGTCGTCTTTTACGTGACCAGCCCCGACGTGCAGCACGGGTTCCACATCCGCGGCACCAACGTCAACGTCCAGGTGATCCCCGGTGAGGTCGGCAAGGTGGAGCACACCTTCAACGAGGCCGGCGAGTACCTGGTCATCTGTAACGAGTACTGCGGCCTCGGGCACCAGGACATGATCGGAAAGATCATCGTGGAGGACAAGTAA
- a CDS encoding cytochrome c oxidase subunit 2A, whose protein sequence is MSNEERPTGTMFVIGVLVATILVFWGGVFYLFIQRG, encoded by the coding sequence ATGAGCAATGAAGAACGGCCCACAGGAACCATGTTCGTCATCGGCGTACTGGTAGCCACCATCCTCGTCTTCTGGGGTGGCGTGTTCTACCTCTTCATCCAAAGGGGCTAG
- the polX gene encoding DNA polymerase/3'-5' exonuclease PolX codes for MKNAEIARIFSEIADMLDFLGDSPFRVRAYRSAARYLMDMEEPIERVAEGGEKALDELPYIGHDLAAKILEYLETGKVRKHEELKKQVPPGVLEVMRVPGVGPKTAKLLYDELGVDSLASFKAALEGGRVLELPGFGEKKRARLLHNLELVEAASRRRPLGEVLWVARALVERLQQLPQVEHAALAGSARRYKETVGDLDLLAASRRGRAVTDAFVRFPEVDEVLLAGASRATVFLKTGLQVDLKIVEPDAWGSGLQYFTGSKDHSIHLRTMALDRGLKINEYGVWEGARRIAGKTEEEVYAALGLPWIPPPLREDRGEIEAAREGRLPELVRLEQIRGDLQVHSTWSDGKATLEELAAAAAERGYAYLAVTDHSPAVRVAGGVPPEKVAERIAAIRAVNEKTGGRPYLLAGAEVDVLPDGTLDYPDDVLAQLEIVLVAVHAHFKLSRKQQTERLLGALENPYVHVLAHPTARHLGKRDPIEADWEKIFERARALGKAVEIDGYYARLDLPDVLARRAGELGLSVSLSTDAHAIDHLRYMELAVGTAQRAWLGPDRILNTRSLKELRSWLADVRG; via the coding sequence ATGAAAAACGCCGAGATCGCCCGCATCTTCTCGGAGATCGCCGACATGCTCGACTTCCTGGGAGACTCGCCCTTCCGGGTGCGCGCCTACCGTTCGGCGGCGCGCTACCTGATGGACATGGAGGAGCCGATCGAGCGGGTGGCCGAGGGGGGCGAGAAGGCGCTCGACGAGCTGCCCTACATCGGCCACGACCTGGCGGCGAAGATCCTCGAATACCTCGAGACCGGTAAGGTCAGGAAGCACGAGGAGCTGAAGAAGCAGGTGCCGCCGGGGGTGCTCGAGGTGATGCGGGTGCCGGGCGTGGGGCCCAAGACCGCCAAGCTGCTCTACGACGAACTGGGGGTCGACTCGCTGGCTTCGTTCAAGGCGGCGCTCGAGGGCGGCCGCGTCCTGGAGCTGCCGGGCTTTGGCGAGAAGAAACGGGCGCGGCTGCTGCACAACCTCGAGCTCGTGGAGGCCGCGAGCCGCCGGCGTCCGCTGGGCGAGGTGCTCTGGGTGGCGCGCGCGCTCGTCGAGCGGCTCCAGCAGCTGCCCCAGGTGGAGCACGCCGCGCTCGCGGGTTCGGCACGGCGCTACAAGGAGACCGTGGGCGACCTCGACCTGCTCGCCGCCAGCCGCCGCGGCCGTGCGGTCACCGACGCCTTCGTGCGCTTCCCCGAGGTGGACGAGGTGCTGCTGGCCGGGGCCAGCCGCGCCACCGTCTTCCTCAAGACGGGCCTGCAGGTAGACCTGAAGATCGTCGAGCCCGACGCCTGGGGCTCGGGGCTGCAGTACTTCACCGGCAGCAAGGACCACTCGATCCACCTGCGCACGATGGCCCTGGACCGGGGCCTCAAGATCAACGAGTACGGCGTCTGGGAGGGGGCCAGGCGCATCGCCGGCAAGACCGAGGAGGAGGTCTACGCCGCGCTGGGGCTGCCCTGGATTCCGCCGCCGCTGCGCGAGGACCGGGGCGAGATCGAAGCGGCCCGGGAGGGGCGGCTCCCCGAGCTGGTGCGGCTCGAGCAGATCCGCGGCGACCTACAGGTGCACTCGACCTGGTCCGACGGCAAGGCCACCCTCGAGGAGCTGGCTGCCGCGGCGGCCGAACGGGGGTACGCCTACCTGGCCGTCACCGATCACTCGCCGGCGGTGCGGGTGGCCGGCGGGGTGCCGCCGGAGAAGGTCGCCGAGCGCATCGCCGCGATCCGCGCGGTCAACGAGAAGACGGGCGGCCGGCCGTACCTGCTCGCGGGGGCCGAGGTGGACGTCCTTCCCGACGGCACCCTCGACTACCCCGACGATGTGCTGGCCCAGCTGGAAATCGTCCTCGTCGCCGTCCACGCCCACTTCAAGCTGAGCCGCAAGCAGCAGACCGAGCGCCTCCTGGGGGCGCTCGAGAACCCCTACGTGCACGTGCTCGCCCACCCCACGGCCCGCCACCTGGGCAAGCGCGACCCCATCGAGGCCGACTGGGAGAAGATCTTCGAGCGCGCCCGCGCGCTCGGCAAGGCCGTGGAGATCGACGGCTACTACGCCCGGCTCGACCTTCCCGACGTGCTGGCGCGGCGCGCCGGCGAGCTGGGGCTTTCGGTCAGCCTCTCCACCGACGCCCACGCGATCGATCACCTGCGCTACATGGAGCTCGCGGTGGGCACGGCGCAGCGGGCCTGGCTGGGGCCGGACCGGATCCTTAACACCCGAAGCCTGAAGGAACTCCGCAGCTGGCTCGCCGACGTACGCGGCTAG
- a CDS encoding CoA transferase, translating to MLDLTRLLPGPLAGRVLERLGFEVLRVLPPAGDDLARWQPRTHAWLNAGKAAVTLDLKSPRGREELLGLVREAAVLLESNRAGVMERLGLGYPVLREHNPRLVYVRLAGHRDDPAAPGHDLTYLAASGLLDRLAGAWPHAQLADASGALWAALAALEGLRRGGGFYEVYLSEAAGFFGYPPIPGLDGSNPAYRVYPAASGRVALAALEPHLWTRFCEAAGRPDWTAVRGTAADEAVLARELEAFFLSRDAEAWEAWGREHGLPLRAVRPYRAAPLEPPWRRG from the coding sequence GTGCTCGACCTTACGCGGCTGCTGCCGGGTCCGCTGGCGGGCCGGGTGCTCGAGCGCCTGGGCTTCGAGGTGCTGCGGGTCCTGCCGCCGGCGGGCGACGACCTGGCGCGCTGGCAGCCCCGGACCCATGCCTGGCTGAACGCGGGCAAGGCCGCCGTCACCCTCGACCTCAAGAGCCCGCGCGGCCGCGAAGAGCTGCTCGGGCTCGTGCGGGAGGCGGCGGTCCTGCTCGAGTCGAACCGCGCCGGGGTGATGGAGCGGCTGGGGCTGGGCTACCCGGTGCTGCGCGAGCACAACCCCCGCCTCGTCTACGTGCGGCTCGCCGGCCACCGCGACGACCCCGCCGCCCCCGGGCACGACCTCACCTACCTGGCCGCCTCGGGGCTGCTCGACCGGCTCGCGGGGGCCTGGCCGCACGCCCAGCTCGCCGACGCCAGCGGCGCGTTGTGGGCGGCGCTGGCGGCGCTCGAGGGGTTGCGCCGGGGCGGGGGCTTCTACGAGGTTTACCTGAGCGAGGCGGCGGGCTTCTTCGGCTACCCGCCGATCCCGGGACTGGACGGCTCGAACCCCGCCTACCGGGTCTACCCGGCCGCCTCCGGGCGGGTGGCGCTGGCGGCGCTCGAGCCGCACCTCTGGACCCGCTTCTGCGAGGCCGCCGGCCGGCCCGACTGGACCGCCGTCCGCGGCACGGCCGCGGACGAGGCCGTGCTCGCGCGCGAGCTCGAGGCCTTCTTCCTCAGCCGCGACGCCGAGGCCTGGGAGGCCTGGGGGCGCGAGCACGGTCTGCCGCTGCGGGCCGTCCGCCCCTACCGGGCGGCGCCGCTGGAGCCGCCCTGGCGGCGCGGCTAG
- a CDS encoding tRNA-binding protein: MEKPNPGSTNALQAWSLLDLRVGRIVRAEVHDRARVPAFRLWIDFGPLGVKTSSAQLTELYRPEDLEGRTVVAAVNLGPRRVAGFTSEVLVLGVPDAEGRVVLLAVEREVPPGGRVY, translated from the coding sequence ATGGAAAAGCCGAACCCCGGCTCCACGAACGCACTGCAGGCCTGGTCGCTGTTGGACCTGCGCGTCGGCCGGATCGTGCGCGCGGAGGTCCACGACCGCGCCCGCGTCCCCGCCTTCCGCCTCTGGATCGACTTCGGCCCGCTCGGCGTGAAGACCTCCAGCGCCCAGCTCACCGAGCTCTACCGCCCCGAGGACCTGGAAGGGCGGACCGTGGTCGCGGCCGTCAACCTGGGCCCGCGCCGGGTGGCCGGGTTTACCTCCGAGGTGCTGGTGTTGGGGGTGCCCGACGCCGAAGGCCGGGTCGTGCTGCTGGCGGTGGAACGCGAGGTGCCGCCGGGGGGTCGGGTCTATTGA
- a CDS encoding TolC family protein, whose translation MRHPIRLTGLALACVLAAAVALGGARAATPEDAFGYRPPDHDLLVEQAVLARIDYLAAQVGVSGQLKAKVQQGGVYSASGSLGWSYAPEQLLSRKQALENAERAVHRSLRRAVFDALVAYAELYKSHARLQLSERLREQARAAGKEDPRAEIDYEEARAQFELAQQEAAAYGLQGPPAAAPVLFRLPEVPLEDVPDYRRDLYALQRARYKLRRIWAGFAPDLSVWAGVGHESGRFQVSASSRGPSTQLVVKTPGTGTGSWEYGFELGLTVPLDATAYTAVRRAQLELQQRRERFAQTPSRVETKRQRYRQTAEFAERRVRLALEELRGVEAKLAAARSGADEAAAGELELQRLELRMRLADLWTGYLRKVYNYLDYVDAGWELQRPAR comes from the coding sequence ATGCGCCACCCCATCCGCCTGACCGGTCTGGCCCTGGCGTGCGTCCTGGCCGCGGCGGTCGCGCTCGGCGGGGCCCGGGCGGCCACGCCGGAGGACGCGTTCGGCTACCGCCCGCCCGACCACGACCTGCTCGTGGAGCAGGCGGTCCTGGCCCGGATCGACTACCTCGCGGCGCAGGTGGGGGTCTCGGGACAGCTCAAGGCCAAGGTCCAGCAGGGAGGGGTCTACAGCGCGAGCGGCTCCCTGGGCTGGTCGTACGCCCCGGAACAGCTGCTCAGCCGCAAGCAGGCCCTGGAGAACGCCGAGCGCGCGGTGCACCGCAGCCTGCGCCGCGCCGTCTTCGACGCGCTCGTGGCCTACGCCGAGCTGTACAAGAGCCACGCCCGGCTCCAGCTCAGCGAACGGCTGCGGGAACAGGCGCGGGCGGCGGGCAAGGAAGACCCCAGGGCCGAGATCGACTACGAAGAAGCGCGGGCGCAGTTCGAGCTGGCCCAGCAGGAGGCCGCCGCCTACGGCCTGCAGGGTCCCCCCGCGGCCGCCCCCGTGCTCTTCCGGCTGCCCGAGGTGCCGCTCGAAGACGTGCCCGATTACCGGCGCGACCTCTACGCACTGCAGCGCGCCCGTTACAAGCTCCGGCGCATCTGGGCCGGCTTCGCCCCCGACCTGTCGGTCTGGGCGGGGGTGGGCCACGAGAGCGGCCGCTTCCAGGTCTCCGCCTCCAGCCGCGGCCCCTCGACCCAGCTCGTGGTCAAGACGCCGGGAACGGGGACGGGAAGCTGGGAGTACGGCTTCGAGCTCGGCCTCACCGTGCCCCTGGACGCGACGGCCTACACGGCGGTGCGCAGGGCGCAGCTCGAGCTGCAGCAACGCCGCGAGCGGTTCGCGCAGACCCCCTCGCGCGTGGAGACGAAGCGGCAGCGTTACCGCCAGACCGCCGAGTTCGCCGAGCGGCGGGTGCGGCTCGCCCTCGAGGAGCTTCGCGGCGTCGAGGCAAAACTGGCGGCGGCGCGCAGCGGGGCGGACGAAGCGGCCGCGGGCGAGCTGGAGCTGCAGCGCCTCGAGCTGCGGATGCGGCTGGCGGACCTCTGGACCGGCTACCTGCGCAAGGTCTACAACTACCTCGACTACGTGGACGCGGGCTGGGAACTGCAGCGCCCTGCGCGTTGA
- a CDS encoding DUF420 domain-containing protein → MASLGAWAAAAILASGVLVVVGVGMIRSGRRDLHPKAMLAAILLAAVFLVLYLIKWSFVGATHYGGPAWGRVPYLALLLTHTVAATLNLPLVLVAVYWALRGELARHRVWVRWAVPVWLYAALSGWLIYLVLARYGVPA, encoded by the coding sequence GTGGCGTCGCTAGGCGCCTGGGCCGCCGCGGCCATCCTCGCCAGCGGGGTGCTGGTGGTCGTGGGCGTGGGGATGATCCGCAGCGGCCGCCGCGACCTGCACCCCAAGGCGATGCTTGCGGCGATCCTGCTGGCGGCCGTTTTTCTCGTCCTCTACCTGATCAAGTGGTCCTTCGTGGGGGCCACCCACTACGGGGGCCCCGCCTGGGGTCGGGTGCCCTACCTGGCGCTGCTGCTCACCCACACCGTCGCCGCGACGCTGAACCTGCCGCTGGTGCTGGTCGCGGTCTACTGGGCGCTACGGGGCGAGCTGGCGCGCCACCGCGTCTGGGTCCGCTGGGCGGTTCCGGTCTGGCTCTACGCCGCGCTCAGCGGCTGGCTGATCTACCTGGTGCTCGCCCGCTACGGCGTGCCCGCCTGA
- a CDS encoding tetratricopeptide repeat protein: MEEQLKSQPGDLPTMVALGRAYLDVGRYDDAARVFEDVLALDYQNFQAHFGLGLALYRKGDLRGALFEFDQVTRLFPDRYEGWYNLAVAYADLGRWEEASAAFKKALALGEEQNLSPEVLRPAYLGLASSLRKLGSPEEAAAVLIEALGKVGEDEELLYQVADNLAMAGKPKEAIPYLYKVLNRDRGHVAAVSLLADIFVGQGLTERALRELDRSLQAVDDPAVRANLLLKKAMILKPTDPDKASQLLQEATRLDSRLWQAHYDLGTHWLRAGDADRALVAFQKAYSVKPDEPRILVGLAAAYFQKKDYKQASRYAKLAAAAAQGDVRADALLVGGKSAYRLGRYGEARALLLQAVDLIPDRAEAWLWLGLAAYALQDLDTAVPALERAVQLNPSPVARLNLGAAYLAAKRFSDAEQVLTQVVLEDPNNAEAWYNLGWALKALARESEAQRAWKRALELGFEPARSLIKK, translated from the coding sequence TTGGAGGAGCAGCTGAAAAGCCAGCCGGGGGACCTGCCCACCATGGTCGCGCTGGGGCGCGCCTACCTGGACGTGGGCCGCTACGACGACGCGGCGCGGGTCTTCGAGGACGTGCTGGCGCTCGACTATCAAAACTTCCAGGCCCACTTCGGCCTCGGCCTCGCGCTCTACCGCAAGGGCGACCTGCGCGGTGCGCTCTTCGAGTTCGACCAGGTGACCCGACTCTTCCCGGACCGCTACGAAGGTTGGTACAACCTGGCCGTCGCCTACGCCGACCTGGGCCGCTGGGAGGAGGCCTCGGCGGCGTTCAAGAAGGCCCTGGCCCTCGGCGAGGAACAGAACCTTTCCCCCGAGGTGCTGCGGCCCGCCTACCTGGGCCTGGCCTCGTCGCTGCGCAAGCTCGGCTCCCCCGAGGAAGCCGCCGCGGTCCTGATCGAGGCGTTGGGGAAGGTGGGCGAGGACGAGGAGCTGCTCTACCAGGTGGCCGACAACCTGGCGATGGCCGGGAAGCCCAAGGAGGCCATCCCCTACCTGTACAAGGTGCTCAACCGCGACCGCGGGCACGTGGCGGCGGTTAGCCTGCTGGCCGACATCTTCGTGGGGCAGGGCCTCACCGAGCGTGCGCTGCGCGAGCTGGACCGCTCGCTGCAGGCCGTGGACGACCCCGCGGTGCGGGCCAACCTGCTGCTCAAGAAAGCCATGATCCTCAAGCCGACGGATCCGGACAAGGCCTCGCAGCTGCTGCAGGAGGCGACCCGTCTCGACTCGCGCCTCTGGCAGGCCCACTACGACCTGGGCACCCATTGGCTGCGCGCCGGGGACGCGGACCGCGCCCTGGTGGCCTTTCAGAAGGCCTACAGCGTGAAGCCCGACGAGCCGCGCATCCTCGTGGGCCTGGCCGCGGCCTACTTCCAGAAGAAGGACTACAAGCAGGCCTCGCGCTACGCCAAGCTGGCCGCGGCCGCCGCCCAGGGCGACGTGCGGGCGGACGCGCTGCTGGTCGGGGGCAAGAGCGCGTACCGCCTCGGCCGTTACGGCGAGGCGCGGGCGCTGCTGCTGCAGGCCGTGGACCTGATCCCCGACCGCGCCGAGGCCTGGTTGTGGTTGGGGCTGGCGGCCTACGCGCTGCAGGACCTGGACACCGCGGTGCCCGCGCTCGAGCGGGCGGTGCAGCTCAACCCCTCGCCGGTGGCCCGCCTCAACCTGGGGGCGGCGTACCTGGCGGCGAAGCGTTTCAGCGACGCCGAGCAGGTGCTTACCCAGGTGGTCCTGGAAGACCCCAACAACGCCGAGGCTTGGTACAACCTGGGCTGGGCGCTCAAGGCGCTGGCGCGCGAGTCGGAGGCCCAGCGCGCCTGGAAGCGGGCCCTGGAGCTGGGTTTCGAGCCCGCACGCAGCCTCATCAAGAAATGA
- a CDS encoding SPOR domain-containing protein codes for MRWLRENWIDALIFAVFAVTVVGIVLFLTGVNPFKAKAPSGVTAPVPIASPAPDETAPAGADAEAPAADEPVTVVPLLPAAPETATEPPAGAAPSEPAAATAPAAPAAPAGRTETAPPPAAPAGPETGIFRVSVGAFGNPLNALALAQKLEAQGYAVRLEPVGRVTRVAVGPFTRRGDAVQAAERLSGYEPQIYRGDSPEPTQTYLQVGAFKQLASAEATVRTLRDQGIGPVVLQYRKPWIKVWVGPVAPDQLAALKRRLVEAGFEVVEVR; via the coding sequence ATGCGCTGGTTACGAGAAAACTGGATTGACGCGCTTATCTTCGCGGTGTTTGCGGTTACGGTCGTCGGGATCGTGCTCTTCCTCACCGGCGTGAACCCCTTCAAGGCCAAGGCCCCGTCCGGGGTGACGGCCCCGGTTCCCATCGCCAGCCCCGCGCCCGACGAGACGGCGCCGGCGGGGGCCGACGCCGAGGCCCCGGCGGCCGACGAGCCGGTCACCGTGGTGCCCCTGCTGCCGGCCGCGCCCGAGACCGCCACGGAGCCGCCCGCCGGCGCGGCTCCGTCCGAACCCGCGGCGGCGACGGCGCCGGCCGCACCCGCCGCGCCCGCGGGCCGTACCGAGACCGCCCCGCCCCCCGCCGCTCCGGCGGGGCCGGAGACGGGCATCTTCCGGGTTTCGGTGGGCGCCTTCGGTAACCCGCTCAACGCGCTGGCGCTGGCCCAGAAGCTGGAGGCCCAGGGCTACGCCGTCCGGCTCGAGCCCGTCGGGCGCGTCACCCGCGTGGCCGTCGGCCCCTTCACCCGCCGCGGCGACGCGGTCCAGGCGGCCGAGCGGCTGTCCGGCTACGAGCCGCAGATCTACCGCGGTGACAGCCCCGAACCCACCCAGACCTACCTGCAGGTTGGGGCCTTCAAGCAGCTGGCGTCGGCCGAGGCCACGGTCCGCACGCTGCGCGACCAGGGGATCGGTCCGGTGGTGCTGCAGTACCGCAAGCCCTGGATCAAGGTCTGGGTCGGCCCCGTTGCCCCCGATCAGCTGGCGGCGCTCAAGCGCCGGCTCGTCGAGGCCGGTTTCGAAGTCGTCGAGGTGCGCTAG
- a CDS encoding redox-sensing transcriptional repressor Rex — protein sequence MAKIPDATITRLVRYLRALERMEEAGAVRTSSEELARATGVTAFQVRKDLAYFGSYGTRGVGYTVPVLRRELRQILGLGRKWRLIIVGMGRLGQALADYPGLAEGYELVAGFDVDPGIIGRRVGPVTVRPLEELEATVRDEHVDVALLAVPEGQAQAVAERLVRAGVRGLLNFAPVVLSLPEEVAVENVDFMAGLSRLGFFMLNPRWREEMMG from the coding sequence GTGGCCAAGATTCCGGACGCGACGATCACCCGGCTGGTGCGCTACCTGCGGGCCCTGGAGCGCATGGAGGAGGCCGGCGCGGTGCGCACCTCGAGCGAGGAGCTGGCCCGCGCCACCGGGGTCACCGCGTTCCAGGTGCGCAAGGACCTGGCCTACTTCGGCAGCTACGGCACCCGCGGCGTCGGCTACACCGTCCCGGTCCTGCGGCGGGAGCTGCGCCAGATCCTGGGGCTGGGGCGCAAGTGGCGCCTGATCATCGTGGGCATGGGGCGGCTGGGGCAGGCGCTCGCCGACTACCCCGGACTCGCGGAGGGCTACGAGCTGGTCGCGGGCTTCGACGTCGACCCCGGGATCATCGGCCGCCGGGTGGGTCCGGTGACCGTGCGCCCGCTGGAGGAGCTCGAGGCCACGGTGCGGGACGAGCACGTCGACGTCGCCCTGCTGGCCGTACCCGAAGGGCAGGCCCAGGCCGTGGCCGAGCGGCTGGTCCGCGCCGGGGTGCGGGGGCTGCTCAACTTCGCGCCGGTGGTGCTGAGCCTGCCCGAAGAGGTGGCCGTCGAAAACGTCGACTTTATGGCTGGACTTTCCCGTTTAGGTTTCTTTATGCTGAACCCAAGGTGGCGAGAGGAGATGATGGGATGA